A single region of the Hoeflea prorocentri genome encodes:
- a CDS encoding cytochrome P450: MQFDLTRPSADFIRDPYPTYRYLREQEPICRQADGSIILSRYADLEMVYRDTARFISDKKKVFAPKFGAETPLYEHHTTSLVFNDPPLHTRVRQVMVGAMNPRALKHMEPGLITLVDDLIEQMAQAADVEIIRDFAGAIPIEVIGNLLDLPRAAREPLRDWSLAILGALEPVLTPQQHEEGNRAVSDFVDLLRTIITERRARPGDPDVDVLTRLIQSDTDGGLSEVELYQNCIFILNAGHETTTNLIGNALGLLDQDRDARRQLIANPDLIATAVDEFLRLESPNQFGNRLAADDIFIGGEAVSAGTDLHLCIGAANRDPDQFEEPDRMVLDRRPNRHLAFASGAHTCVGLSLARMEGRIAVGRFLQRFPDYQLTEGGERSGRIRFRGYSRLPAVLQ; this comes from the coding sequence ATGCAGTTTGATCTCACACGGCCGAGTGCGGACTTTATCCGCGATCCGTATCCGACCTACCGCTATCTTCGGGAGCAGGAACCGATTTGCCGGCAGGCGGACGGATCGATCATCCTGTCGCGCTATGCGGATCTGGAGATGGTGTACCGCGATACGGCGCGCTTCATTTCGGACAAGAAGAAGGTTTTTGCGCCGAAGTTCGGCGCTGAAACGCCGCTTTACGAGCATCATACGACGTCGCTTGTCTTTAATGATCCGCCGCTTCACACGCGTGTCAGGCAGGTGATGGTCGGCGCGATGAACCCGCGCGCACTCAAACATATGGAACCGGGCCTCATTACGTTGGTCGACGATCTGATCGAGCAGATGGCACAGGCGGCCGATGTTGAGATCATTCGGGATTTCGCTGGTGCCATTCCCATTGAGGTGATCGGCAATCTGCTTGATCTGCCGCGTGCCGCGCGTGAGCCGCTTCGCGACTGGTCCCTCGCCATTTTGGGTGCATTGGAACCAGTGTTGACACCGCAGCAACATGAAGAGGGCAATCGGGCTGTTTCGGATTTTGTCGACCTCTTGCGCACGATCATTACCGAGCGGCGGGCACGGCCGGGTGATCCGGACGTTGACGTTCTGACCCGGCTGATCCAATCGGATACGGACGGGGGACTGAGCGAGGTCGAGCTCTATCAGAACTGTATCTTCATTTTGAATGCCGGCCATGAAACGACAACCAACCTGATCGGCAATGCGCTGGGGCTTCTTGATCAGGACCGGGACGCAAGGCGGCAGCTGATCGCAAATCCCGACCTGATCGCTACCGCAGTCGATGAATTCCTGCGGCTGGAAAGCCCCAATCAATTTGGCAACCGTCTTGCCGCGGATGACATATTCATAGGCGGTGAAGCCGTCTCGGCCGGGACGGACCTGCATCTATGCATCGGCGCGGCCAATCGCGATCCCGACCAGTTTGAGGAACCGGATCGCATGGTCCTTGACCGGCGGCCCAACCGGCATCTCGCCTTTGCAAGCGGTGCCCATACCTGCGTCGGCCTGTCGCTCGCACGCATGGAAGGGCGTATCGCTGTTGGCCGGTTTCTTCAGCGCTTTCCCGATTATCAATTGACCGAGGGCGGCGAGCGCAGTGGCCGGATCCGTTTCCGCGGCTACAGCCGTCTTCCGGCAGTGCTGCAATAG
- the tig gene encoding trigger factor: MQVTETLSEGLKREIKIVVPAKDMETRMNERLIDAKDKVRLNGFRPGKVPLAHMRKVYGKSIMAELVNEMINEKPTEILSERGEKSATRPQISMTEDEAEANEILDAKADFEFSMSYEVIPQFEVGDVSKLKLERQVVDIAEDEVEEQVKRVAESARTYETKSGKAADGDRVTMDYVGKVDGEPFEGGADNDANLVLGSGTFIPGFEDQLVGVKAGDEKTIKVTFPEDYQAAHLAGKEATFDVTVKEVAAAGELVIDDELAKTLGLESAERLREVVREQIEGQYGQFTRQKIKRQILDALDEEYQFETPEGLRDVEFNNIWGQISADLEQSGKTFEDEDTTEEEAREDYGKLAERRVRLGLVLSQIGESAEIQVTDEEMQRAVYDQVRQYPGQEQQVMEYFQKTPDAVAQLRAPIFEEKVIDHIIASADVTDKTVSKEELMAEDDEDAKAEAKPAKKKAAPKKKAAASKTTEEKKAPAKKAPAKKKVPAKKADAE, translated from the coding sequence ATGCAGGTTACAGAAACGCTGTCGGAAGGTCTGAAGCGGGAAATCAAAATCGTCGTCCCGGCCAAGGACATGGAAACGCGGATGAACGAACGACTTATCGATGCCAAAGACAAGGTTCGTCTCAATGGCTTCCGCCCCGGCAAGGTTCCGCTTGCTCATATGCGCAAGGTCTACGGCAAATCGATCATGGCCGAGCTTGTCAATGAGATGATCAATGAGAAGCCAACGGAGATCCTTTCCGAACGCGGCGAGAAATCTGCCACCCGCCCGCAGATTTCCATGACGGAAGACGAAGCCGAGGCCAATGAAATTCTCGATGCCAAGGCTGATTTCGAATTTTCAATGTCCTACGAGGTCATTCCGCAGTTTGAGGTTGGCGATGTTTCAAAGCTGAAGCTCGAGCGCCAGGTTGTCGACATTGCCGAGGACGAGGTTGAGGAGCAGGTCAAACGCGTTGCGGAAAGCGCGCGCACCTATGAAACCAAATCCGGCAAGGCGGCTGACGGTGACCGTGTGACCATGGACTATGTCGGCAAGGTCGATGGCGAACCCTTTGAAGGCGGCGCTGACAATGACGCAAATCTCGTCCTCGGTTCAGGCACGTTCATCCCCGGCTTTGAAGACCAGCTCGTCGGCGTCAAGGCAGGCGATGAGAAGACCATCAAGGTAACCTTCCCTGAAGACTATCAGGCCGCGCATCTTGCAGGAAAGGAAGCGACCTTTGACGTGACCGTCAAGGAAGTGGCTGCTGCTGGCGAACTGGTGATTGACGACGAACTCGCCAAGACGCTTGGCCTTGAATCGGCCGAAAGGCTTCGCGAAGTCGTGCGCGAACAGATTGAAGGTCAATATGGCCAGTTTACGCGCCAGAAGATCAAGCGGCAGATTCTCGATGCGTTGGACGAAGAGTATCAGTTTGAGACGCCGGAAGGTCTGAGAGACGTTGAGTTCAACAATATCTGGGGCCAGATTTCAGCAGACCTGGAACAGTCGGGCAAGACCTTCGAAGACGAGGATACGACCGAAGAAGAAGCGCGCGAGGATTACGGCAAGCTCGCCGAACGGCGTGTGCGCCTCGGTCTTGTCCTGTCCCAGATCGGAGAAAGTGCCGAGATCCAGGTAACGGACGAAGAAATGCAGCGCGCCGTTTACGATCAGGTGCGCCAGTATCCCGGTCAGGAACAGCAGGTGATGGAATACTTCCAGAAGACGCCTGATGCCGTTGCGCAGCTTCGTGCCCCGATCTTTGAAGAAAAGGTGATTGATCACATCATTGCTTCGGCCGATGTCACCGACAAGACGGTGAGCAAGGAAGAGTTGATGGCCGAGGACGACGAAGACGCCAAGGCTGAGGCAAAGCCGGCAAAGAAGAAAGCCGCGCCGAAGAAGAAGGCCGCGGCCAGCAAAACCACGGAAGAAAAGAAGGCCCCGGCCAAAAAAGCGCCGGCAAAGAAAAAGGTACCTGCTAAGAAGGCGGACGCTGAGTAA